One part of the Ailuropoda melanoleuca isolate Jingjing chromosome 6, ASM200744v2, whole genome shotgun sequence genome encodes these proteins:
- the POMGNT2 gene encoding protein O-linked-mannose beta-1,4-N-acetylglucosaminyltransferase 2, which produces MHLSAVFNALLVSVLAAVLWKHVRLREHAASLEEELAGGRQGPEPGPALRIDYPKALQLLMDGGTHMVCTGRTHTDRVCRFKWLCYSNEAEEFIFFHGNASVMLPNLGSRRFQPALLDLSTVEDHNTQYFNFVELPAAALRFMPKPVFVPDVALIANRFNPDNLMHVFHDDLLPLFYTLRQFPGLAHDARLFFMEGWSEGAHFDLYKLLSPKQPLLRAQLKTLGRLLCFSHAFVGLSKITTWYQYGFVQPQGPKANILVSGNEIRQFARFMMEKLNVSHAPPPLGEEYILVFSRTQNRLVLNEAELLLALAQEFQMKTVTVSLEDHAFADVVRLVSNASMLVSMHGAQLVTALFLPRGATVVELFPYAVNPDHYTPYKTLATLPGMDLQYIAWQNVMPENTVTHPERPWDQGGITHLDRAEQARILQSREVPRHLCCRNPEWLFRIYQDTKVDIPSLIQTIRRVVKGRPGPRKQKWTVGLYPGKVREARCQASVQGASEARLTVSWQIPWNLKYLKVREVKYEVWLQEQGENTYVPYILGLQNHTFTENIKPFTTYLVWVRCIFNKTLLGPFADVLVCNT; this is translated from the coding sequence ATGCACCTGTCGGCCGTGTTCAACGCGCTGCTGGTGTCGGTGCTGGCGGCGGTGCTGTGGAAGCACGTGCGGCTGCGCGAGCATGCGGCGtccctggaggaggagctggCGGGCGGCCGCCAGGGCCCCGAGCCCGGCCCCGCGCTCCGGATCGACTACCCGAAGGCCCTGCAGCTCCTGATGGACGGCGGCACGCATATGGTGTGCACAGGCCGCACGCACACCGACCGCGTCTGCCGCTTTAAGTGGCTCTGCTACTCCAACGAGGCCGAGGAGTTCATCTTCTTCCACGGCAACGCCTCGGTCATGCTGCCCAACCTGGGCTCCCGGCGCTTCCAGCCCGCGCTGCTCGACCTGTCCACCGTGGAGGACCACAACACCCAGTACTTCAACTTCGTGGAGCTGCCGGCCGCCGCCCTGCGCTTCATGCCCAAGCCCGTGTTCGTGCCCGACGTGGCCCTCATCGCCAACCGCTTCAACCCCGACAACCTGATGCACGTCTTCCACGACGACCTGCTGCCGCTCTTCTACACGCTGAGGCAGTTCCCCGGCCTGGCGCACGACGCCCGCCTCTTCTTCATGGAGGGCTGGAGCGAGGGCGCCCACTTCGACCTGTACAAGCTGCTCAGCCCCAAGCAGCCGCTGCTGCGCGCGCAGCTCAAGACGCTGGGCCGgctgctctgcttctcccacgCCTTCGTGGGCCTCTCCAAGATCACCACCTGGTACCAGTACGGCTTCGTCCAGCCGCAGGGCCCGAAGGCTAACATCCTGGTCTCAGGCAACGAGATCCGGCAGTTTGCGCGCTTCATGATGGAAAAGCTGAACGTGAGCCACGCGCCGCCTCCCCTGGGCGAAGAGTACATTTTGGTCTTCAGCCGCACCCAGAACAGACTCGTCCTGAATGAGGCGGAGCTGCTGCTGGCGCTGGCCCAGGAGTTCCAGATGAAAACGGTGACGGTGTCCCTGGAGGACCACGCCTTTGCCGATGTCGTGCGGCTGGTCAGCAATGCCTCCATGCTGGTCAGCATGCATGGGGCCCAGCTGGTCACTGCCCTCTTTCTGCCCCGCGGGGCCACCGTGGTCGAGCTCTTCCCCTATGCCGTCAATCCTGACCACTACACCCCCTATAAGACGCTGGCCACGCTGCCCGGCATGGATCTCCAGTACATAGCCTGGCAGAACGTGATGCCAGAGAACACGGTCACGCATCCCGAGCGGCCCTGGGACCAGGGGGGCATCACTCACCTAGATCGGGCCGAGCAGGCCCGTATCCTGCAGAGCCGTGAGGTCCCGCGGCATCTCTGTTGCCGGAACCCCGAGTGGCTCTTCCGGATCTACCAGGACACCAAGGTGGACATCCCATCCCTCATCCAAACCATACGGCGTGTGGTAAAGGGCCGGCCGGGGCCACGGAAGCAGAAGTGGACCGTCGGCCTCTACCCAGGCAAGGTCCGGGAGGCGCGGTGCCAGGCGTCCGTGCAGGGCGCCTCTGAGGCCCGCCTCACTGTCTCCTGGCAGATCCCCTGGAACCTCAAGTACCTGAAGGTGAGGGAGGTGAAGTACGAGGTGTGGctccaggagcagggggagaacaCCTACGTGCCTTACATCTTGGGTCTGCAGAACCATACCTTCACTGAGAACATCAAGCCTTTCACTACCTACTTGGTGTGGGTCCGCTGCATCTTCAACAAGACCCTCCTGGGACCCTTCGCAGATGTGCTGGTGTGCAACACGTAG